In Apium graveolens cultivar Ventura chromosome 10, ASM990537v1, whole genome shotgun sequence, the following are encoded in one genomic region:
- the LOC141689261 gene encoding cytochrome P450 CYP736A12-like isoform X1, with the protein MITSLAFSILFLILGVAFWWILDTRQRRLLPPGPRGLPIVGSLLNLGSLPHRTFHELSNKYGPIMSLRMGSVPAIVVSSPEAAQLFLKTHDSVFAVRPQMEAVTHMSYGNNGISFTNGTYWRLVRKFVVQELLAPAKVNSFRGMRREEVGLVVEEIKKAAAAGEVVNVSANLGDLIENMTFRFLLGRSKDDRFDLKGIMTEAFTLAGQFNLADFVPSLKPLDIQGLTRRYKETSKKLDAMLELIIDEHEQNLNNGNNRDIVDEMISLSRNNSSVNHQELAKLIDKASIKSIMVDIITASIDTSFTSIEWILTELMRHPSAMKKCQEELTSVVGLDRMVEETDLPKLEYLYMVVKEGLRLHPIVPLLGPHESKEDIVIKGYHIPKKSRIIVNAWAIGRDSKVWGDKALEFIPERFAESKIDLRGRDFELLPFGSGRRGCPGMQLGLLSVELVLAHLLHCFDWELPAGKSAKDLDMTEQFGLTIPRIEQLLLVPKIRT; encoded by the exons ATGATAACTTCATTGGCCTTTTCAATTCTGTTTCTTATCCTAGGAGTTGCGTTTTGGTGGATACTCGATACCAGGCAGCGTAGATTGCTGCCACCAGGGCCAAGAGGATTACCGATTGTTGGTAGCCTCTTGAATTTGGGTAGCCTTCCGCACCGTACCTTCCATGAGTTATCCAACAAGTATGGTCCTATAATGTCTTTAAGGATGGGTTCGGTGCCAGCTATTGTTGTCTCGTCTCCTGAGGCTGCTCAACTTTTCCTTAAAACTCACGACAGTGTTTTTGCAGTACGGCCACAAATGGAGGCTGTTACACATATGTCGTATGGTAACAATGGCATTAGCTTCACCAATGGCACGTATTGGAGGCTTGTGAGAAAGTTCGTTGTACAAGAGCTTTTAGCTCCAGCTAAAGTTAATTCTTTCCGAGGGATGAGACGAGAGGAGGTTGGCTTAGTTGTTGAGGAGATTAAGAAAGCTGCTGCTGCTGGTGAAGTGGTGAATGTTAGTGCTAACCTGGGGGATTTGATTGAGAACATGACATTTAGGTTCCTTTTGGGACGAAGCAAAGATGATCGATTTGATCTCAAGGGTATCATGACCGAAGCCTTCACTTTGGCCGGACAATTTAATCTTGCAGACTTTGTCCCTTCCCTAAAGCCACTTGATATTCAG GGATTGACGCGAAGGTACAAGGAAACAAGCAAGAAACTTGATGCAATGTTGGAGCTAATTATTGACGAGCATGAGCAAAATTTGAATAATGGGAATAATCGAGACATTGTCGATGAAATGATATCACTATCTAGAAACAACTCTTCTGTCAACCATCAAGAGCTAGCTAAACTGATTGACAAGGCCAGTATTAAGTCCATCATGGTCGATATCATTACAGCATCAATCGACACCTCATTTACATCAATTGAATGGATATTAACAGAACTAATGAGACATCCAAGCGCAATGAAAAAGTGTCAGGAAGAGCTAACTTCCGTTGTTGGACTTGACAGAATGGTGGAGGAGACGGATCTACCCAAACTAGAATATCTTTACATGGTTGTCAAAGAAGGGTTAAGGCTACACCCTATTGTACCATTACTCGGTCCCCATGAATCCAAGGAGGATATCGTGATTAAAGGATATCATATCCCTAAGAAATCACGAATAATCGTGAATGCATGGGCTATAGGACGAGATTCTAAGGTGTGGGGGGATAAGGCCCTAGAATTCATCCCCGAGAGGTTTGCTGAGAGTAAAATAGACCTTCGCGGACGTGATTTTGAGCTCTTACCATTTGGTTCGGGTAGAAGAGGGTGTCCTGGTATGCAATTAGGATTGCTCAGTGTTGAACTAGTGTTGGCTCACTTGCTACATTGTTTTGACTGGGAGTTGCCTGCTGGAAAATCAGCCAAGGACTTGGATATGACTGAGCAATTTGGACTTACAATTCCAAGAATTGAACAATTGCTCTTGGTGCCTAAGATTCGTACATGA
- the LOC141689261 gene encoding cytochrome P450 CYP736A12-like isoform X2, which translates to MSLRMGSVPAIVVSSPEAAQLFLKTHDSVFAVRPQMEAVTHMSYGNNGISFTNGTYWRLVRKFVVQELLAPAKVNSFRGMRREEVGLVVEEIKKAAAAGEVVNVSANLGDLIENMTFRFLLGRSKDDRFDLKGIMTEAFTLAGQFNLADFVPSLKPLDIQGLTRRYKETSKKLDAMLELIIDEHEQNLNNGNNRDIVDEMISLSRNNSSVNHQELAKLIDKASIKSIMVDIITASIDTSFTSIEWILTELMRHPSAMKKCQEELTSVVGLDRMVEETDLPKLEYLYMVVKEGLRLHPIVPLLGPHESKEDIVIKGYHIPKKSRIIVNAWAIGRDSKVWGDKALEFIPERFAESKIDLRGRDFELLPFGSGRRGCPGMQLGLLSVELVLAHLLHCFDWELPAGKSAKDLDMTEQFGLTIPRIEQLLLVPKIRT; encoded by the exons ATGTCTTTAAGGATGGGTTCGGTGCCAGCTATTGTTGTCTCGTCTCCTGAGGCTGCTCAACTTTTCCTTAAAACTCACGACAGTGTTTTTGCAGTACGGCCACAAATGGAGGCTGTTACACATATGTCGTATGGTAACAATGGCATTAGCTTCACCAATGGCACGTATTGGAGGCTTGTGAGAAAGTTCGTTGTACAAGAGCTTTTAGCTCCAGCTAAAGTTAATTCTTTCCGAGGGATGAGACGAGAGGAGGTTGGCTTAGTTGTTGAGGAGATTAAGAAAGCTGCTGCTGCTGGTGAAGTGGTGAATGTTAGTGCTAACCTGGGGGATTTGATTGAGAACATGACATTTAGGTTCCTTTTGGGACGAAGCAAAGATGATCGATTTGATCTCAAGGGTATCATGACCGAAGCCTTCACTTTGGCCGGACAATTTAATCTTGCAGACTTTGTCCCTTCCCTAAAGCCACTTGATATTCAG GGATTGACGCGAAGGTACAAGGAAACAAGCAAGAAACTTGATGCAATGTTGGAGCTAATTATTGACGAGCATGAGCAAAATTTGAATAATGGGAATAATCGAGACATTGTCGATGAAATGATATCACTATCTAGAAACAACTCTTCTGTCAACCATCAAGAGCTAGCTAAACTGATTGACAAGGCCAGTATTAAGTCCATCATGGTCGATATCATTACAGCATCAATCGACACCTCATTTACATCAATTGAATGGATATTAACAGAACTAATGAGACATCCAAGCGCAATGAAAAAGTGTCAGGAAGAGCTAACTTCCGTTGTTGGACTTGACAGAATGGTGGAGGAGACGGATCTACCCAAACTAGAATATCTTTACATGGTTGTCAAAGAAGGGTTAAGGCTACACCCTATTGTACCATTACTCGGTCCCCATGAATCCAAGGAGGATATCGTGATTAAAGGATATCATATCCCTAAGAAATCACGAATAATCGTGAATGCATGGGCTATAGGACGAGATTCTAAGGTGTGGGGGGATAAGGCCCTAGAATTCATCCCCGAGAGGTTTGCTGAGAGTAAAATAGACCTTCGCGGACGTGATTTTGAGCTCTTACCATTTGGTTCGGGTAGAAGAGGGTGTCCTGGTATGCAATTAGGATTGCTCAGTGTTGAACTAGTGTTGGCTCACTTGCTACATTGTTTTGACTGGGAGTTGCCTGCTGGAAAATCAGCCAAGGACTTGGATATGACTGAGCAATTTGGACTTACAATTCCAAGAATTGAACAATTGCTCTTGGTGCCTAAGATTCGTACATGA